One Vespa velutina chromosome 19, iVesVel2.1, whole genome shotgun sequence DNA segment encodes these proteins:
- the LOC124955738 gene encoding polypeptide N-acetylgalactosaminyltransferase 3-like isoform X2, with translation MLPRLRKICRFYMIVITIIIVIGIFIIWSKSKEKSKGIRSNDIVSLKFMNDRQDYLDRRGIHVVVGRYIGDSVDPLKTPNITKDIINKNMFDPRPFEGRNGEPVIISSKHFIKMQQLYQINRFNLMASDRIPLNRSLPDVRKKRCITRYMNLVDLPRTSIIIVFHNEAWSTLLRTVHSVINRSSKKLLKEIILVDDDSDREFLKEPLDEYVRTLSVSTKVLRSEKRIGLINARLLGAKEAKGEVLTFLDAHCECTVGWLEPLLEAVAKNRTRVVSPVIDIINDDTFSYTRSLELHWGAFNWDLHFRWLALNGRLLKERRENMVEPFRTPAMAGGLFSMNRDYFFELGSYDDQMRIWGGENLELSFRVWQCGGSIEIAPCSHVGHLFRKSSPYTFPGGVGEILYGNLARVALVWMDEWAEFYFKFNPEAARLRDKQQVRSRLALREKLRCKNFEWYLDNVWPEHFFPKDNRFFGKIVHVITRKCIMRPLSKASYSQPSAYAVLEPCVSRSILAQMFIMTKTGVVMTDESVCLDAPEHDTLHTRPRVKIMACNGLDKQKWRYDEKIISIIKL, from the exons ATGCTACcaagattaagaaaaatatgtcgtttttatatgatagtcattacaattataattgttattggaatatttataatttggtcaaaaagcaaagagaaatcTAAAGGAATCAGATCTAATGATATTGTCTCCTTAAA atTTATGAATGATCGACAAGATTATTTAGATCGTCGGGGTATTCATGTGGTAGTAGGTCGTTACATAGGAGATTCTGTAGATCCATTGAAAACTCCAAACATTACAAAAG atattattaataaaaatatgttcgaTCCCCGTCCGTTTGAAGGTAGAAATGGAGAACCAGTTATAATATCATCTAAACATTTCATCAAAATGCAACAGCTCTATCAAATAAATCGTTTCAATTTAATGGCGAGTGATAGAATACCATTAAATCGTTCTTTACCcgatgtaagaaaaaagag ATGCATTACAAGGTATATGAATTTAGTCGATCTTCCTAGAACGTCGATAATTATAGTATTTCATAATGAAGCATGGAGTACATTATTGAGAACAGTTCATAGTGTTATTAATAGATcgtcaaaaaaattattaaaagaaataatactcGTTGATGATGACAGTGATAgag aatttttaaaagaaccATTGGACGAATATGTAAGGACATTGAGCGTTTCAACTAAAGTATTACGCTCAGAAAAACGTATAGGTTTGATTAATGCTAGACTTTTAGGAGCAAAGGAAGCCAAAGGTGAAGTACTCACTTTTCTTGATGCCCATTGCGAATGTACGGTTG GATGGTTGGAACCATTGTTAGAAGCTGTAGCAAAGAACAGAACTCGTGTAGTATCACCTGTTATCGACATTATCAACGACGATACGTTCAGTTATACACg ATCATTGGAATTACATTGGGGAGCGTTCAATTGGGATTTGCATTTTCGTTGGTTAGCACTGAATGGTCgacttttaaaagaaagacgTGAGAACATGGTAGAACCATTTAGAACACCCGCCATGGCAGgtggattattttcaatgaatagagattatttttttgaattggGTAGTTACGACGATCAAATGCGCATTTGGGGTGGTGAAAATTTAGAACTGTCCTTTCGTGTTTGGCAATGCGGCGGTAGCATAGAAATTGCTCCTTGTTCGCACGTCGgtcatttatttcgaaaatcaTCGCCATATACATTCCCTGGTGGTGTTGGTGAAATACTCTATGGGAATCTTGCCAGAGTAGCTTTGGTATGGATGGACGAGTGGGccgaattttatttcaaattcaatCCCG aggCAGCCAGATTAAGGGACAAACAACAAGTTAGATCGAGATTAGCTTTGCGAGAAAAATTACGATGTAAGAATTTCGAATGGTATTTGGACAACGTTTGGcctgaacatttttttccaaaGGATAATCGATTTTTCGGCAAG ATCGTACACGTGATTACAAGGAAATGCATCATGCGTCCTCTGTCAAAAGCTTCGTACTCTCAGCCTTCAGCATATGCCGTTCTCGAGCCGTGCGTGTCACGTTCGATTCTTGCTCAAATGTTCATCATGACTAAAACTGGCGTTGTAATGACGGACGAAAGTGTTTGCTTGGATGCACCTGAACACGATACGTTACATACAAGGCCAAGAGTAAAAATAATGGCTTGTAATGGTCTCGATAAACAAAAATGGCGATACGACGAAAAG ataatatccataattaaattgtga
- the LOC124955738 gene encoding polypeptide N-acetylgalactosaminyltransferase 3-like isoform X1, which yields MLPRLRKICRFYMIVITIIIVIGIFIIWSKSKEKSKGIRSNDIVSLKFMNDRQDYLDRRGIHVVVGRYIGDSVDPLKTPNITKDIINKNMFDPRPFEGRNGEPVIISSKHFIKMQQLYQINRFNLMASDRIPLNRSLPDVRKKRCITRYMNLVDLPRTSIIIVFHNEAWSTLLRTVHSVINRSSKKLLKEIILVDDDSDREFLKEPLDEYVRTLSVSTKVLRSEKRIGLINARLLGAKEAKGEVLTFLDAHCECTVGWLEPLLEAVAKNRTRVVSPVIDIINDDTFSYTRSLELHWGAFNWDLHFRWLALNGRLLKERRENMVEPFRTPAMAGGLFSMNRDYFFELGSYDDQMRIWGGENLELSFRVWQCGGSIEIAPCSHVGHLFRKSSPYTFPGGVGEILYGNLARVALVWMDEWAEFYFKFNPEAARLRDKQQVRSRLALREKLRCKNFEWYLDNVWPEHFFPKDNRFFGKIVHVITRKCIMRPLSKASYSQPSAYAVLEPCVSRSILAQMFIMTKTGVVMTDESVCLDAPEHDTLHTRPRVKIMACNGLDKQKWRYDEKKRIILHKSSEMCLQYVADTKEGLVIADCNGNVEQQWSLESVPWK from the exons ATGCTACcaagattaagaaaaatatgtcgtttttatatgatagtcattacaattataattgttattggaatatttataatttggtcaaaaagcaaagagaaatcTAAAGGAATCAGATCTAATGATATTGTCTCCTTAAA atTTATGAATGATCGACAAGATTATTTAGATCGTCGGGGTATTCATGTGGTAGTAGGTCGTTACATAGGAGATTCTGTAGATCCATTGAAAACTCCAAACATTACAAAAG atattattaataaaaatatgttcgaTCCCCGTCCGTTTGAAGGTAGAAATGGAGAACCAGTTATAATATCATCTAAACATTTCATCAAAATGCAACAGCTCTATCAAATAAATCGTTTCAATTTAATGGCGAGTGATAGAATACCATTAAATCGTTCTTTACCcgatgtaagaaaaaagag ATGCATTACAAGGTATATGAATTTAGTCGATCTTCCTAGAACGTCGATAATTATAGTATTTCATAATGAAGCATGGAGTACATTATTGAGAACAGTTCATAGTGTTATTAATAGATcgtcaaaaaaattattaaaagaaataatactcGTTGATGATGACAGTGATAgag aatttttaaaagaaccATTGGACGAATATGTAAGGACATTGAGCGTTTCAACTAAAGTATTACGCTCAGAAAAACGTATAGGTTTGATTAATGCTAGACTTTTAGGAGCAAAGGAAGCCAAAGGTGAAGTACTCACTTTTCTTGATGCCCATTGCGAATGTACGGTTG GATGGTTGGAACCATTGTTAGAAGCTGTAGCAAAGAACAGAACTCGTGTAGTATCACCTGTTATCGACATTATCAACGACGATACGTTCAGTTATACACg ATCATTGGAATTACATTGGGGAGCGTTCAATTGGGATTTGCATTTTCGTTGGTTAGCACTGAATGGTCgacttttaaaagaaagacgTGAGAACATGGTAGAACCATTTAGAACACCCGCCATGGCAGgtggattattttcaatgaatagagattatttttttgaattggGTAGTTACGACGATCAAATGCGCATTTGGGGTGGTGAAAATTTAGAACTGTCCTTTCGTGTTTGGCAATGCGGCGGTAGCATAGAAATTGCTCCTTGTTCGCACGTCGgtcatttatttcgaaaatcaTCGCCATATACATTCCCTGGTGGTGTTGGTGAAATACTCTATGGGAATCTTGCCAGAGTAGCTTTGGTATGGATGGACGAGTGGGccgaattttatttcaaattcaatCCCG aggCAGCCAGATTAAGGGACAAACAACAAGTTAGATCGAGATTAGCTTTGCGAGAAAAATTACGATGTAAGAATTTCGAATGGTATTTGGACAACGTTTGGcctgaacatttttttccaaaGGATAATCGATTTTTCGGCAAG ATCGTACACGTGATTACAAGGAAATGCATCATGCGTCCTCTGTCAAAAGCTTCGTACTCTCAGCCTTCAGCATATGCCGTTCTCGAGCCGTGCGTGTCACGTTCGATTCTTGCTCAAATGTTCATCATGACTAAAACTGGCGTTGTAATGACGGACGAAAGTGTTTGCTTGGATGCACCTGAACACGATACGTTACATACAAGGCCAAGAGTAAAAATAATGGCTTGTAATGGTCTCGATAAACAAAAATGGCGATACGACGAAAAG aaaagaataattttacataagtCTTCCGAAATGTGTCTTCAATATGTGGCCGATACAAAGGAGGGTCTTGTGATAGCAGATTGCAATGGAAACGTCGAACAGCAATGGTCATTAGAATCCGTCCCGTGGAAATAA
- the LOC124955738 gene encoding polypeptide N-acetylgalactosaminyltransferase 3-like isoform X3, which yields MLPRLRKICRFYMIVITIIIVIGIFIIWSKSKEKSKGIRSNDIVSLKFMNDRQDYLDRRGIHVVVGRYIGDSVDPLKTPNITKDIINKNMFDPRPFEGRNGEPVIISSKHFIKMQQLYQINRFNLMASDRIPLNRSLPDVRKKRCITRYMNLVDLPRTSIIIVFHNEAWSTLLRTVHSVINRSSKKLLKEIILVDDDSDREFLKEPLDEYVRTLSVSTKVLRSEKRIGLINARLLGAKEAKGEVLTFLDAHCECTVGWLEPLLEAVAKNRTRVVSPVIDIINDDTFSYTRSLELHWGAFNWDLHFRWLALNGRLLKERRENMVEPFRTPAMAGGLFSMNRDYFFELGSYDDQMRIWGGENLELSFRVWQCGGSIEIAPCSHVGHLFRKSSPYTFPGGVGEILYGNLARVALVWMDEWAEFYFKFNPEAARLRDKQQVRSRLALREKLRCKNFEWYLDNVWPEHFFPKDNRFFDRTRDYKEMHHASSVKSFVLSAFSICRSRAVRVTFDSCSNVHHD from the exons ATGCTACcaagattaagaaaaatatgtcgtttttatatgatagtcattacaattataattgttattggaatatttataatttggtcaaaaagcaaagagaaatcTAAAGGAATCAGATCTAATGATATTGTCTCCTTAAA atTTATGAATGATCGACAAGATTATTTAGATCGTCGGGGTATTCATGTGGTAGTAGGTCGTTACATAGGAGATTCTGTAGATCCATTGAAAACTCCAAACATTACAAAAG atattattaataaaaatatgttcgaTCCCCGTCCGTTTGAAGGTAGAAATGGAGAACCAGTTATAATATCATCTAAACATTTCATCAAAATGCAACAGCTCTATCAAATAAATCGTTTCAATTTAATGGCGAGTGATAGAATACCATTAAATCGTTCTTTACCcgatgtaagaaaaaagag ATGCATTACAAGGTATATGAATTTAGTCGATCTTCCTAGAACGTCGATAATTATAGTATTTCATAATGAAGCATGGAGTACATTATTGAGAACAGTTCATAGTGTTATTAATAGATcgtcaaaaaaattattaaaagaaataatactcGTTGATGATGACAGTGATAgag aatttttaaaagaaccATTGGACGAATATGTAAGGACATTGAGCGTTTCAACTAAAGTATTACGCTCAGAAAAACGTATAGGTTTGATTAATGCTAGACTTTTAGGAGCAAAGGAAGCCAAAGGTGAAGTACTCACTTTTCTTGATGCCCATTGCGAATGTACGGTTG GATGGTTGGAACCATTGTTAGAAGCTGTAGCAAAGAACAGAACTCGTGTAGTATCACCTGTTATCGACATTATCAACGACGATACGTTCAGTTATACACg ATCATTGGAATTACATTGGGGAGCGTTCAATTGGGATTTGCATTTTCGTTGGTTAGCACTGAATGGTCgacttttaaaagaaagacgTGAGAACATGGTAGAACCATTTAGAACACCCGCCATGGCAGgtggattattttcaatgaatagagattatttttttgaattggGTAGTTACGACGATCAAATGCGCATTTGGGGTGGTGAAAATTTAGAACTGTCCTTTCGTGTTTGGCAATGCGGCGGTAGCATAGAAATTGCTCCTTGTTCGCACGTCGgtcatttatttcgaaaatcaTCGCCATATACATTCCCTGGTGGTGTTGGTGAAATACTCTATGGGAATCTTGCCAGAGTAGCTTTGGTATGGATGGACGAGTGGGccgaattttatttcaaattcaatCCCG aggCAGCCAGATTAAGGGACAAACAACAAGTTAGATCGAGATTAGCTTTGCGAGAAAAATTACGATGTAAGAATTTCGAATGGTATTTGGACAACGTTTGGcctgaacatttttttccaaaGGATAATCGATTTTTCG ATCGTACACGTGATTACAAGGAAATGCATCATGCGTCCTCTGTCAAAAGCTTCGTACTCTCAGCCTTCAGCATATGCCGTTCTCGAGCCGTGCGTGTCACGTTCGATTCTTGCTCAAATGTTCATCATGACTAA
- the LOC124955707 gene encoding Krueppel-like factor luna, giving the protein MSGYLGSITLPPTLLHDPKYPPAMREKDSSPRKMPGHISPKQASIYPLSVRVPDVEELPYDLSHGHGRGLSSPTLNQQQQQQQHHHQQHQQQQQQQQQPHMSPAARPPQPHQQDELDCEPLDLRVDHKKERLRDENQNEIEVLNQNSLGGGLPYHTVLFPQHHAVHPLVLEAMYRSHHHNSTVTDLPKIQVRALPTMVPLPPNRFSSTTSSTSSSSSSQLNARIPSPIGTTNTTTIATTNQQQHQSAQQLNNNQSQAQQQQQQQQQQQQQQQQQQSQSQQQQQTTSLPPYSITVQAGLKPKDRYSCKFCGKVFPRSANLTRHLRTHTGEQPYKCKYCERSFSISSNLQRHVRNIHNKEKPFKCPLCERCFGQQTNLDRHLKKHDADGPTILDEVRSRYHGQLPRADDSYFEEIRSFMGKITSQRQGIPYFPGLLSQAQDDFRSDKQQLQLEEKRGDSSYFSDRDNLSSRSSSTTSRPESVQEEQRDVNSPPLSPGNNT; this is encoded by the coding sequence ATGAGTGGATACCTCGGTAGCATCACCCTACCCCCGACGTTGTTGCACGACCCGAAGTATCCTCCAGCCATGCGGGAGAAGGACTCAAGTCCTCGAAAGATGCCGGGCCACATAAGCCCGAAGCAGGCGAGTATTTATCCATTGAGCGTGCGAGTACCAGACGTCGAGGAATTACCGTACGATCTCAGTCATGGACATGGTCGTGGGCTATCAAGTCCGACCTTGAaccagcaacaacaacaacaacaacatcatcatcagcaacatcagcaacaacaacaacaacaacaacagccaCATATGAGTCCTGCGGCAAGACCACCGCAGCCTCATCAACAGGATGAGCTCGATTGTGAGCCACTCGATTTACGTGTCGATCATAAAAAGGAAAGGCTCAGGGACGAGAATCAGAATGAGATAGAGGTGCTCAATCAGAACAGTTTAGGTGGTGGTCTACCTTATCACACGGTCCTATTTCCTCAACATCATGCCGTTCATCCATTGGTACTCGAAGCTATGTATAGATCGCATCATCATAATTCAACCGTGACGGATCTACCGAAGATTCAAGTTAGAGCACTACCTACTATGGTACCATTACCACCTAATAGATTTTCATCGACTACTTCTTCCACttcctcatcttcttcctcgCAACTCAATGCCAGAATACCAAGCCCGATCGGTACTAccaatactactactattgctaCTACTAATCAACAACAGCATCAATCTGCTCAACAATTGAATAACAATCAATCTCAAgcgcaacaacagcagcagcaacaacaacaacaacaacaacaacaacagcaacaacaatcGCAAtcgcaacaacagcaacaaacTACTAGCCTACCGCCTTATTCCATTACCGTTCAAGCCGGTCTTAAACCCAAGGACAGATACTCGTGTAAATTTTGTGGCAAGGTTTTCCCACGATCGGCGAATCTCACTAGACATCTACGAACTCATACAGGGGAACAACCATACAAATGTAAATACTGCGAGAGGAGCTTCAGTATTTCGAGTAATCTTCAACGTCACGTtagaaatattcataataaagagaaaccgTTCAAGTGTCCCTTATGCGAGAGATGCTTCGGACAACAAACAAATTTGGATAGACATTTGAAGAAACACGATGCTGACGGTCCGACGATATTAGATGAGGTTAGATCTAGGTATCACGGACAATTACCTAGAGCCGATGATTCCTATTTCGAAGAGATACGCAGTTTTATGGGAAAGATAACGTCCCAAAGACAAGGTATACCTTATTTCCCAGGTCTATTGAGTCAAGCTCAAGACGATTTTAGAAGTGACAAACAACAGTTGCAAttggaagagaagagaggtgACTCATCTTATTTCAGTGATCGAGACAACCTTAGTTCAAGGTCGAGTAGCACAACTAGTAGACCTGAGAGTGTACAGGAAGAACAAAGAGACGTCAATTCTCCGCCATTATCACCTGGAAATAATACCTGA